A section of the Saccopteryx leptura isolate mSacLep1 chromosome 6, mSacLep1_pri_phased_curated, whole genome shotgun sequence genome encodes:
- the ARF6 gene encoding ADP-ribosylation factor 6 — protein sequence MGKVLSKIFGNKEMRILMLGLDAAGKTTILYKLKLGQSVTTIPTVGFNVETVTYKNVKFNVWDVGGQDKIRPLWRHYYTGTQGLIFVVDCADRDRIDEARQELHRIINDREMRDAIILIFANKQDLPDAMKPHEIQEKLGLTRIRDRNWYVQPSCATTGDGLYEGLTWLTSNYKS from the coding sequence ATGGGGAAGGTGCTATCCAAGATCTTCGGGAACAAGGAAATGCGGATCCTCATGTTGGGCCTGGACGCGGCCGGCAAGACAACGATCCTGTACAAGTTGAAGCTGGGCCAGTCAGTGACCACCATCCCCACCGTGGGCTTCAACGTGGAGACGGTGACTTACAAAAACGTCAAGTTCAACGTGTGGGATGTGGGCGGTCAGGACAAGATCCGGCCGCTCTGGCGGCATTACTACACCGGGACCCAGGGTCTGATCTTCGTGGTGGACTGCGCCGACCGCGACCGCATCGACGAGGCCCGCCAGGAGCTGCACCGCATTATCAATGACCGGGAGATGAGGGACGCCATAATCCTCATCTTCGCCAACAAGCAGGACCTGCCTGATGCCATGAAGCCCCACGAGATCCAGGAGAAACTGGGCCTGACCCGGATTCGGGACAGGAACTGGTATGTGCAGCcctcctgtgccaccacaggggaCGGACTCTACGAGGGGCTCACATGGTTAACCTCTAACTACAAATCCTAA